One Neorhizobium sp. NCHU2750 genomic window carries:
- the ugpE gene encoding sn-glycerol-3-phosphate ABC transporter permease UgpE, with protein sequence MIENRPLARLMAHLMLIIGIIIVAFPIYYTFVASTATSSAILRPPLSLLPAGHMVENYADAIGGGVERVVGVSLERLLFNSFVVAMTIAIGKIVISFLSAFAIVFFRFPFRNLFFWMIFVTLMLPVEVRILPTYKVIVDLGLLNTYAGLTLPLMASATATFLFRQFFLTIPGEMVEAARIDNAGPFRFMRDILLPLSLTNIAALFVILFIYGWTQYLWPLLVTDKAEMNTIIIGLRRMVDFADASTPWNYVMVTAILAIIPPVVVVVLMQRWFVKGLVETEK encoded by the coding sequence ATGATCGAAAACCGCCCCCTTGCACGGCTCATGGCGCATCTGATGCTGATTATCGGGATCATCATCGTCGCCTTTCCGATCTACTATACGTTTGTTGCGTCGACCGCGACGTCGTCGGCCATTCTGCGTCCGCCGCTCTCTCTCCTCCCGGCTGGACATATGGTCGAAAACTACGCCGATGCGATCGGCGGCGGCGTCGAACGGGTGGTCGGCGTGAGCCTCGAACGTCTTCTCTTCAACAGTTTCGTCGTGGCGATGACGATCGCCATCGGCAAGATCGTCATATCCTTCCTGTCCGCCTTCGCGATCGTCTTCTTCCGGTTTCCATTCCGAAACCTGTTCTTCTGGATGATCTTCGTCACGCTTATGCTGCCGGTCGAAGTCCGCATCCTACCGACCTACAAGGTGATCGTTGATCTCGGCCTTCTCAACACCTATGCCGGCCTGACGCTGCCGCTGATGGCGTCCGCAACAGCGACCTTCTTGTTCCGCCAGTTCTTCCTGACAATTCCCGGAGAAATGGTCGAGGCTGCCCGAATCGACAACGCCGGGCCTTTCCGCTTCATGCGCGACATTCTCCTGCCGCTGTCGCTGACGAACATCGCCGCCCTGTTCGTCATTCTCTTCATCTATGGCTGGACGCAATATCTCTGGCCGCTTCTTGTCACCGACAAGGCCGAGATGAACACGATCATCATCGGGCTTCGCAGGATGGTCGATTTCGCCGACGCGTCAACGCCGTGGAACTACGTCATGGTCACAGCAATTCTCGCCATCATCCCGCCGGTCGTCGTCGTGGTCCTGATGCAGCGCTGGTTCGTCAAAGGTTTGGTGGAGACTGAAAAGTAA
- the ugpA gene encoding sn-glycerol-3-phosphate ABC transporter permease UgpA translates to MQNVIFPNRILPYFLVAPQIILTVIFFFWPASQALYQSMMREDPFGLQSGFVGLANFTAILSDETYLSSLRTTVIFSVATAFLAMAVALLLATSADLVVRGKGLYRTMLIIPYAVAPALAGMLWLFMFNPAMGTLAYLLRRNGVPWDPLLNGNQAMVLVVIAAAWKQISYNFLFFVAGLQAIPKSLLEAAAIDGARGSRRFWTIVFPLLAPTTFFLLVVNTVYAFFDTFGIIHAVTGGGPAKATETLVYKVYNDGFVNLDLGSSAAQSVVLMVIVIALTAFQFRFVERRVHYA, encoded by the coding sequence ATGCAGAACGTCATTTTTCCAAACAGGATCCTGCCTTATTTCCTGGTCGCCCCACAGATCATCCTGACGGTCATCTTCTTCTTCTGGCCCGCGAGCCAGGCGCTCTACCAGTCGATGATGCGCGAAGACCCGTTCGGGCTGCAGAGCGGCTTCGTTGGGCTGGCGAATTTCACCGCCATCCTTTCTGACGAGACCTATCTGTCGTCACTCAGGACGACCGTAATCTTCAGCGTGGCGACCGCCTTTCTGGCGATGGCCGTGGCGCTTCTGCTTGCGACCTCTGCCGATCTTGTGGTGCGCGGCAAGGGGCTCTACCGTACCATGCTGATCATTCCCTATGCGGTAGCGCCAGCGCTTGCCGGCATGTTATGGCTCTTCATGTTCAACCCGGCCATGGGGACACTTGCCTATCTGCTGCGCCGAAATGGCGTGCCTTGGGACCCGCTGCTTAACGGCAATCAGGCGATGGTTCTCGTGGTGATCGCCGCCGCGTGGAAGCAGATCAGCTACAATTTTCTCTTCTTCGTCGCAGGGCTGCAGGCGATCCCGAAATCGTTGCTCGAGGCTGCCGCAATCGATGGCGCGCGTGGCAGCCGCCGTTTCTGGACGATTGTCTTTCCACTTCTGGCGCCGACGACCTTCTTCTTGCTGGTGGTCAACACTGTTTACGCCTTCTTCGACACGTTCGGCATCATTCATGCAGTGACGGGCGGCGGGCCTGCGAAGGCAACGGAAACGCTCGTCTACAAGGTTTATAACGATGGCTTCGTCAATCTCGACCTCGGCTCGTCGGCGGCCCAATCGGTGGTGCTGATGGTCATCGTCATTGCGCTCACGGCCTTCCAGTTCCGCTTCGTCGAGCGGCGCGTGCATTATGCGTGA